A stretch of the Pseudomonas helvetica genome encodes the following:
- a CDS encoding class I SAM-dependent rRNA methyltransferase yields the protein MSLPSLRLKANADRRLRAGHLWVYSNEIDVAATPLHGFKAGDQAILEAAGGKPLGIVAMSPNNLICARLLSRDIKLPLDKSLLVHRLNVALSLRERLFDKPFYRLVYGDSDLLPGLVVDRFGDILVVQIASATMEAHKEDVIAALTQVLKPSGILFKNDSAARDAEGLNRYVETVFGLVPEWVALEENGVKFEAPVIQGQKTGWFYDHRMNRARLAPYAKGKRVLDLYSYIGGWGVQAAAFGASEVFCVDASAFALDGVERNAALNGFADKMTCIEGDVFEALKELKASEERFDVIVADPPAFIKRKKDMKNGEGAYRRLNEQAMRLLNKDGILVSASCSMHLPEDDLQNILLTSARHLDRNIQLLERGGQGPDHPVHPAIAETRYIKSITCRLLPNS from the coding sequence ATGTCCCTGCCAAGCTTGCGCCTCAAAGCCAACGCCGACCGTCGCCTGCGCGCCGGCCACCTGTGGGTCTACAGTAACGAAATCGACGTAGCCGCCACCCCGCTGCACGGCTTCAAGGCTGGCGATCAAGCGATTCTCGAAGCTGCTGGCGGCAAGCCGCTGGGCATCGTCGCCATGAGCCCGAACAACCTGATCTGCGCTCGCCTGCTGTCGCGCGACATCAAGTTGCCGCTCGACAAGTCGCTGCTGGTGCACCGCCTCAACGTTGCGCTGTCCCTGCGCGAGCGCCTGTTCGACAAGCCGTTCTACCGCCTGGTCTACGGCGACTCCGACCTGCTGCCGGGCCTGGTAGTCGACCGTTTCGGCGACATCCTGGTGGTGCAGATCGCTTCGGCGACCATGGAAGCTCATAAAGAAGACGTGATCGCGGCACTGACCCAAGTGCTCAAGCCAAGCGGCATCCTGTTCAAGAATGACTCCGCGGCCCGTGACGCCGAAGGCCTCAACCGCTACGTCGAAACCGTGTTCGGCCTGGTGCCGGAGTGGGTTGCCCTGGAAGAGAACGGCGTGAAGTTCGAAGCACCGGTCATCCAGGGACAGAAAACCGGCTGGTTCTACGACCACCGCATGAACCGCGCGCGCCTGGCACCTTATGCCAAAGGTAAACGCGTGCTGGACCTGTACAGCTACATCGGCGGCTGGGGCGTGCAAGCTGCCGCTTTCGGTGCCAGTGAAGTGTTCTGCGTCGACGCTTCGGCCTTCGCCCTCGACGGTGTCGAGCGTAACGCCGCACTGAACGGTTTCGCCGACAAAATGACCTGCATCGAAGGCGACGTGTTCGAAGCCCTGAAAGAGCTGAAAGCCAGCGAAGAACGATTCGACGTCATCGTGGCCGACCCGCCAGCGTTCATCAAACGCAAGAAAGACATGAAGAACGGCGAAGGCGCCTACCGTCGCCTGAACGAGCAAGCCATGCGCCTGCTCAACAAGGACGGCATCCTGGTCAGCGCTTCATGCTCGATGCACCTGCCTGAAGACGATCTGCAGAACATCCTGCTGACCAGCGCCCGTCACCTGGACCGCAACATCCAGCTGCTGGAACGTGGCGGTCAGGGTCCTGATCACCCGGTGCACCCGGCGATTGCCGAGACGCGGTATATCAAGAGCATTACTTGCCGACTGCTGCCTAACAGCTGA
- a CDS encoding MFS transporter has product MSESTCSPSISGDVKRQQLSRFILITCISLISFFPINILLPSFPALGSRFDTPTAEVALSISLFTLVFSISQLIAGPLSDKWGRKEVLIGCITLSILGAIGCALAPNYLAFLLFRGVQAIGCGFFVLGHALVEDLFDEQDRARVRLYYMTLSGSFVALSPLIGSWLQTTFDWQGSFYGFAAMALGMLIHAFCILPSKSASPHREPSSIIGTLKAVIRNGDFLRYWWIAALVFACYFALISVTPLIFMDALKLSEYQYALVLMVYGVAYLLGGVAASYLQKRIALSRQINIGLGLLCVAGVLLTLILSFDVITTVTLLIPMLISALAVTLVRPAAISAAMLLFSSSAGTAASAGNSIMFLTAAVSSAALAQAGDHLLMTIAFSFIGLSLWGLLTNHRTGRR; this is encoded by the coding sequence ATGTCTGAGTCCACCTGTTCACCCTCAATCAGTGGCGACGTAAAGCGCCAACAACTCTCCCGTTTCATCCTCATCACCTGCATTTCCTTGATCAGCTTTTTCCCGATCAACATCCTGCTGCCTTCTTTTCCTGCCCTGGGTTCCAGGTTCGATACGCCAACGGCAGAAGTCGCACTCTCCATCAGCTTGTTCACGCTCGTCTTCTCGATCTCCCAACTGATCGCCGGTCCGCTATCGGATAAATGGGGCCGCAAGGAAGTCCTGATCGGCTGCATTACCCTGTCGATCCTCGGCGCTATTGGTTGTGCACTGGCCCCCAACTACCTGGCCTTCCTACTGTTTCGCGGTGTCCAAGCCATAGGCTGTGGTTTCTTCGTCCTGGGCCACGCGCTGGTGGAGGACCTGTTCGACGAACAAGACCGTGCCCGCGTGCGCCTCTATTACATGACCTTGAGCGGTTCGTTCGTCGCACTCTCGCCGCTGATCGGCTCATGGCTGCAAACCACATTCGACTGGCAAGGTAGCTTCTACGGGTTCGCCGCGATGGCGCTGGGTATGTTGATCCATGCGTTCTGCATCCTGCCCTCCAAGTCCGCCAGCCCGCACCGCGAGCCCTCATCGATCATCGGCACGCTGAAAGCCGTCATACGTAATGGAGACTTCCTGCGCTACTGGTGGATCGCCGCGCTGGTATTCGCCTGCTACTTCGCGCTGATCAGCGTGACGCCATTGATTTTCATGGATGCGCTGAAACTGTCCGAATACCAGTACGCACTGGTGCTGATGGTGTACGGCGTGGCTTATCTGCTTGGCGGTGTGGCGGCCTCGTATCTGCAAAAACGCATCGCGCTGTCCCGGCAAATCAATATCGGCCTCGGATTGCTTTGCGTCGCGGGTGTGCTGCTGACGCTGATCCTCAGCTTTGATGTCATCACCACCGTGACTCTGCTGATCCCGATGCTCATCAGCGCCCTCGCCGTCACCCTGGTTCGACCCGCCGCGATTTCTGCGGCGATGCTGCTGTTTTCCAGCAGCGCCGGCACGGCAGCCTCGGCGGGCAACAGCATTATGTTCCTCACGGCCGCCGTCAGCAGTGCGGCATTGGCCCAGGCTGGCGATCATCTACTCATGACCATCGCCTTCAGTTTCATTGGGCTCAGCCTATGGGGATTACTGACCAATCACCGAACAGGCCGCCGCTAA
- a CDS encoding DUF4153 domain-containing protein has translation MPGLNRFLGFYLLIGLIQGIVFFYSDQLYRVSETLFFVTCTVVLVGGTTLQLLGEKVRQWRSLLPTLAFTLLMGGMTLWVCYGPEHVVSSRWAINSWFISLVLLSYVCASFLFAWPAVKGQRWRYEDLFQQAWNSVFIVLYALILVGLFMLLLKLWSRLFLMLGIEFFERHFWSQVFLCFSLPLVFALGMYLAARSEKVIGQMRGMLFSACGLLLPLIALISVLFTLTLPFTGLDRIWATGYSTPILLVLAGAQLFLLNGVFQQGVQTRPYPKWLTHFIELSLLCLPVLAALAFYSSWLRVEQYALSPQRFVALALALLCGLYGLAAVWAVALRSPAWLGNLRVTNPALALLFCVLLVLINTPLLNPVQLSVDDQVRRLLDGRTKAEAFDAHYLRFGLEKAGEEAYAKLQVDLDQERILDPDARRALRERMDDTSLSFSEQYAKERARRPKPELEWIGPKPKGSEQFAEISLNTDSPCEPGCVLWAVDLDQDGQNEVLVVPRTSFRHDFKPPRIYALDGKGEWDDRGPLVWTQLPDGNVDTETLINDIREGRISLVKPRYRQLQSSDMLLTPVIREP, from the coding sequence ATGCCCGGTCTCAATCGTTTTCTTGGGTTTTACCTGCTGATCGGCCTGATCCAGGGAATCGTATTCTTCTACTCCGACCAGCTCTATCGCGTGAGCGAAACGCTGTTTTTTGTCACCTGCACCGTGGTCCTGGTGGGCGGGACAACGTTGCAGTTGCTCGGGGAGAAAGTCCGACAGTGGCGCTCTCTGCTGCCTACGCTGGCGTTCACCCTGCTGATGGGCGGTATGACACTGTGGGTCTGCTACGGCCCCGAGCATGTCGTCAGCAGCCGCTGGGCGATCAACTCCTGGTTCATCAGCCTGGTGTTGTTGAGCTATGTCTGCGCCAGCTTCCTGTTCGCCTGGCCCGCCGTCAAAGGGCAGCGCTGGCGCTATGAAGACTTGTTTCAGCAAGCCTGGAACAGTGTGTTCATCGTGCTGTACGCGCTGATTCTGGTGGGATTGTTCATGTTGTTGCTCAAGCTTTGGAGCCGACTGTTCCTGATGTTGGGCATCGAATTTTTCGAGCGCCACTTCTGGAGCCAGGTGTTCCTGTGCTTCAGCCTGCCGCTGGTGTTTGCGCTAGGCATGTACTTGGCGGCGCGCAGCGAGAAAGTCATCGGCCAGATGCGCGGCATGTTGTTCAGTGCCTGTGGATTGCTGTTGCCGTTGATTGCACTGATCAGTGTGCTGTTTACCCTGACCTTGCCTTTCACCGGACTTGATCGGATTTGGGCCACGGGCTACTCCACCCCGATTTTGCTGGTGTTGGCCGGCGCTCAACTGTTCTTGCTCAATGGCGTTTTCCAGCAGGGCGTCCAAACTCGGCCGTACCCCAAATGGTTGACGCACTTTATCGAGTTGAGCCTTTTGTGCCTGCCGGTTCTCGCCGCCTTGGCGTTTTACTCAAGCTGGCTGCGGGTCGAGCAATATGCCTTGTCGCCGCAACGTTTCGTCGCGCTGGCGCTTGCCTTGCTGTGTGGCTTGTACGGCCTGGCGGCGGTGTGGGCGGTGGCCTTGCGCTCGCCGGCCTGGCTGGGCAACTTGCGCGTGACCAACCCGGCACTGGCGTTGCTGTTTTGTGTGCTGTTGGTGTTGATCAATACGCCGCTGCTCAACCCTGTACAGCTCAGCGTTGACGATCAGGTGCGGCGCTTGCTCGATGGGCGCACCAAGGCTGAGGCGTTTGATGCGCACTACCTGCGGTTTGGCCTGGAGAAGGCCGGTGAAGAGGCGTATGCCAAGCTGCAAGTTGATCTGGATCAGGAGCGCATTCTTGATCCGGACGCACGCCGCGCGTTGCGCGAGAGGATGGACGACACATCACTGAGTTTCAGTGAGCAGTATGCAAAGGAGCGGGCCCGACGACCCAAGCCCGAACTGGAATGGATCGGCCCCAAGCCCAAAGGCAGTGAGCAGTTTGCCGAGATCAGTCTGAACACCGATTCGCCTTGCGAGCCCGGCTGCGTGCTATGGGCGGTCGACCTCGACCAGGACGGCCAGAACGAGGTGTTGGTGGTGCCCCGCACCAGTTTCCGCCACGATTTCAAACCACCGCGCATTTATGCCCTGGACGGGAAAGGCGAGTGGGACGATCGCGGCCCTCTGGTGTGGACGCAACTCCCCGACGGAAATGTTGACACCGAGACGCTGATTAACGATATCCGCGAAGGCAGGATTTCGTTGGTCAAGCCGCGTTACAGACAATTGCAGTCCAGCGATATGCTGCTCACGCCAGTGATTCGAGAGCCTTAG
- the ilvD gene encoding dihydroxy-acid dehydratase, which produces MPDYRSKTSTHGRNMAGARALWRATGMKDDDFKKPIIAIANSFTQFVPGHVHLKDLGQLVAREIERAGGVAKEFNTIAVDDGIAMGHDGMLYSLPSREIIADSVEYMVNAHCADAIVCISNCDKITPGMLMAALRLNIPVIFVSGGPMEAGKTKLASHGLDLVDAMVIAADSSASDEKVAEYERSACPTCGSCSGMFTANSMNCLTEALGLALPGNGSTLATHSDREQLFLQAGRTIVELCKRYYGENDESVLPRNIANFKAFENAMTLDIAMGGSTNTILHLLAAAQEAEIDFDLRDIDRLSRHVPQLCKVAPNIQKYHMEDVHRAGGIFSILGSLARGGLLHTDLPTVHSKTMRDAIAKWDITQTTDEAVHHFFKAGPAGIPTQTAFSQSTRWETLDDDRENGCIRSVEHAYSQEGGLAVLYGNIALDGCVVKTAGVDESIHVFEGNAKIFESQDSAVRGILADEVKEGDIVIIRYEGPKGGPGMQEMLYPTSYLKSKGLGKACALLTDGRFSGGTSGLSIGHASPEAAAGGAIGLVRDGDKVLIDIPNRSINLLVSDEELAARRVEQDKKGWKPVEVRPRKVTTALKAYALLATSADKGAVRNKAMLDGL; this is translated from the coding sequence ATGCCTGATTACCGTTCGAAAACATCCACCCATGGCCGCAACATGGCCGGTGCCCGCGCATTGTGGCGCGCCACGGGGATGAAAGATGACGACTTCAAAAAGCCGATCATCGCCATTGCCAACTCGTTCACCCAATTCGTACCGGGCCACGTCCACCTCAAGGACCTCGGCCAACTGGTCGCCCGCGAGATCGAACGTGCTGGCGGCGTCGCCAAGGAATTCAATACCATCGCGGTCGATGACGGCATCGCCATGGGCCATGACGGCATGCTGTATTCGCTGCCGAGCCGCGAGATCATCGCCGACTCCGTCGAGTACATGGTCAACGCCCACTGCGCCGACGCCATCGTGTGCATCTCCAACTGCGACAAGATCACCCCTGGCATGCTGATGGCCGCCCTGCGCCTGAACATCCCGGTGATCTTCGTCTCCGGCGGCCCGATGGAAGCCGGCAAGACCAAACTCGCCAGCCACGGCCTCGACCTGGTCGACGCCATGGTTATCGCCGCCGACTCCAGCGCTTCTGACGAGAAAGTCGCCGAGTACGAGCGCAGCGCCTGCCCGACCTGCGGTTCGTGCTCCGGCATGTTCACCGCCAACTCGATGAACTGCCTGACCGAAGCCCTCGGCCTGGCACTGCCGGGTAACGGTTCGACACTGGCCACCCACAGCGACCGTGAACAACTGTTCCTGCAAGCCGGCCGCACCATCGTCGAACTGTGCAAACGCTACTACGGCGAGAACGATGAGTCGGTGTTGCCACGCAACATCGCCAACTTCAAGGCGTTCGAAAACGCCATGACGCTGGACATCGCCATGGGCGGCTCGACCAACACCATCCTGCACTTGCTGGCTGCCGCCCAGGAAGCCGAGATCGATTTCGACCTGCGCGACATCGACCGTCTTTCCCGCCACGTTCCGCAACTGTGCAAAGTCGCGCCAAACATCCAGAAGTACCACATGGAAGACGTGCACCGCGCCGGCGGGATCTTCAGCATCCTCGGTTCCCTTGCCCGTGGCGGCTTGCTGCACACCGACCTGCCGACCGTGCACAGCAAGACCATGCGCGACGCTATCGCCAAGTGGGACATCACCCAAACCACTGACGAAGCGGTGCACCACTTCTTCAAGGCCGGGCCTGCGGGTATCCCGACCCAGACCGCGTTCAGCCAGTCGACCCGTTGGGAAACCCTCGACGACGACCGTGAAAACGGCTGCATCCGCAGTGTCGAACACGCCTATTCGCAAGAAGGCGGCCTGGCCGTGCTTTACGGCAACATCGCCCTCGACGGTTGCGTGGTGAAAACCGCTGGCGTCGACGAGTCGATCCACGTCTTCGAAGGCAACGCGAAGATCTTCGAAAGCCAGGACAGCGCCGTGCGCGGCATCCTCGCCGATGAAGTGAAAGAAGGCGATATCGTCATCATTCGCTACGAAGGTCCGAAAGGCGGCCCGGGCATGCAGGAAATGCTCTACCCGACGTCCTACCTGAAATCCAAGGGCCTGGGCAAAGCCTGCGCCTTGCTCACCGACGGCCGCTTCTCCGGCGGCACCTCGGGCCTGTCCATCGGTCACGCTTCCCCAGAAGCCGCTGCCGGCGGTGCAATTGGCCTGGTACGGGACGGCGACAAGGTGCTGATCGACATTCCGAACCGCTCGATCAACCTGTTGGTCAGCGACGAAGAGTTGGCTGCGCGCCGCGTGGAGCAAGATAAGAAAGGCTGGAAACCGGTTGAAGTGCGTCCACGTAAGGTGACCACCGCACTGAAAGCCTACGCCTTGCTGGCGACCAGCGCCGACAAGGGCGCTGTACGTAACAAAGCGATGCTCGACGGGCTGTAA
- a CDS encoding SGNH/GDSL hydrolase family protein: protein MRRLHGIALLLSITLLSSCSPTTEVQATPASAPKKPGYTSKNVVPVGGGDPNLAALARKFNTADRTPITIVQLGDSHTAADLFSGEVRRLLQAQYGDGGIGFVAATPVPGTRYERVILTAANRQWSLVSARNQQSTQFPLGGYLSLPMTPGAKVQIAEREGSLQQYRISALYQASANSSLKAQTNLTQATRMLAATGGQWRFSPPFNNVTLPVEMSVTHTEGLALGGWNILGQKSSGVIYSALGINGARLDVLDKWQADWPDTLKALRPDMVILAYGTNEAFDDDLDLDKYRSQLQDKITLLRKTLPKAVILLVGAPDSIKHRGASACASAQPQPLRQLIQIQKAVAQRNRVLFWDWQAFMGGDCSISRWQANELARNDLVHLTADGYRKSAEGLYRFLREQLGERMP from the coding sequence ATGCGGCGACTGCACGGCATTGCGCTGTTGTTGAGCATTACTCTGCTGAGCAGTTGCAGCCCCACGACCGAGGTCCAGGCCACACCGGCGTCTGCGCCGAAAAAACCTGGCTACACCTCGAAGAACGTCGTGCCGGTGGGGGGCGGCGATCCGAACCTGGCGGCACTGGCGCGCAAGTTCAATACGGCGGATCGCACGCCGATCACCATTGTGCAGTTGGGCGACTCCCACACAGCGGCCGATCTGTTCAGTGGTGAAGTGCGGCGATTGTTGCAGGCCCAGTACGGTGATGGCGGGATAGGGTTTGTCGCCGCAACGCCTGTGCCCGGCACGCGCTATGAACGCGTCATCCTCACCGCCGCCAATCGTCAGTGGTCGCTGGTCTCGGCGCGTAATCAACAAAGTACTCAGTTCCCACTGGGCGGTTACTTGTCGTTACCGATGACCCCGGGGGCCAAGGTGCAGATCGCCGAGCGCGAAGGCAGTCTCCAGCAGTACCGGATTTCAGCGCTCTATCAGGCGTCTGCCAACAGCAGCCTCAAGGCCCAGACCAATCTCACTCAGGCCACTCGCATGCTTGCGGCCACGGGCGGGCAGTGGCGCTTCAGCCCGCCGTTCAACAACGTGACGCTGCCAGTGGAAATGAGTGTCACCCATACCGAGGGACTGGCCCTGGGTGGCTGGAATATCCTCGGGCAGAAGAGCTCCGGGGTGATTTATTCGGCGCTGGGCATCAACGGTGCCCGGCTGGACGTGCTGGACAAGTGGCAGGCCGATTGGCCGGACACACTCAAGGCGTTGCGCCCGGACATGGTTATCCTGGCCTACGGCACCAACGAGGCCTTTGACGACGACCTGGATCTGGATAAATACCGGAGCCAGTTGCAGGACAAAATCACCCTGTTGCGTAAAACCTTGCCCAAGGCCGTGATTCTGCTGGTCGGTGCGCCGGACTCCATCAAACACCGTGGCGCGAGTGCCTGCGCTTCCGCGCAGCCGCAGCCCTTGCGACAGCTTATCCAGATCCAGAAAGCCGTGGCGCAGCGCAATCGCGTGCTGTTCTGGGACTGGCAGGCCTTCATGGGCGGTGATTGCTCTATCAGCCGGTGGCAGGCCAATGAGCTGGCCCGCAATGATCTGGTGCACCTGACCGCGGATGGTTATCGCAAGAGCGCCGAGGGACTGTATCGCTTCCTGCGGGAGCAGTTGGGCGAGCGCATGCCGTGA
- a CDS encoding SGNH family hydrolase has product MPVSNASPLSTNLSGALKVLYAILVISALLFWFNQDSIRLYCQQKYHDGCEIPGLAQNPQWRFGAQLNQTLADVRSGFIARLEGLDDVKLIDQAQAAVNEEEPLGETLAPLPTLEQAAKSVEVPPQVVTDPAVKPAPPVDGAPVTPLMATLALGDEVLFVGDSLMQGVAPHMANTLLKRYKVKSINLSRQSTGLAYPSFFNWPKTIESTLQGHPKIRLMVMFLGPNDPWDMPDGKHKPFLRFKTPEWEVAYRQRIDSILDSARAHQVQVIWVGPPNMEKAKLSTAMAYLNGLYKSQLAAYHQHFVSANEILGYQTDEFSYYLTVDGSRKVKTRVDDGIHFTPTGQRLIAERVLSLINFPSQQLTEH; this is encoded by the coding sequence ATGCCAGTTTCTAACGCATCGCCACTGTCCACGAACCTGAGCGGCGCACTCAAAGTGCTGTATGCGATCCTCGTCATCAGCGCGCTGCTGTTTTGGTTCAACCAGGACTCGATTCGTCTGTACTGTCAGCAGAAGTATCACGATGGCTGCGAGATTCCCGGCCTGGCGCAGAATCCGCAGTGGCGTTTCGGAGCTCAGTTGAACCAGACGCTGGCGGATGTGCGGTCAGGTTTCATCGCCCGGCTTGAGGGCCTGGATGACGTCAAACTGATCGATCAGGCTCAAGCAGCAGTAAATGAAGAGGAACCGCTTGGCGAGACGCTCGCGCCATTGCCGACACTCGAACAGGCAGCGAAATCGGTAGAAGTTCCGCCCCAGGTCGTGACTGATCCTGCGGTGAAGCCTGCGCCGCCCGTTGACGGCGCGCCGGTCACTCCGCTGATGGCGACGCTGGCGCTCGGTGACGAGGTGCTTTTTGTCGGTGACTCGCTGATGCAAGGAGTCGCCCCGCATATGGCGAACACCCTGCTCAAGCGTTACAAGGTCAAGAGCATCAACCTGAGCCGGCAGAGTACCGGGCTGGCCTACCCGAGCTTTTTCAACTGGCCGAAGACCATCGAAAGCACCTTGCAGGGCCACCCGAAGATTCGCCTGATGGTGATGTTCCTCGGCCCCAACGATCCCTGGGACATGCCCGACGGCAAGCACAAACCGTTCTTGCGCTTCAAGACCCCCGAATGGGAAGTGGCCTATCGTCAGCGTATCGACTCCATTCTCGACTCTGCCCGCGCACACCAGGTACAGGTGATCTGGGTCGGCCCGCCAAACATGGAGAAGGCCAAGCTGTCGACGGCCATGGCCTACCTGAACGGGCTCTACAAAAGCCAGCTTGCGGCCTACCATCAGCACTTTGTGTCGGCCAACGAGATTCTGGGCTATCAAACCGATGAGTTCTCCTATTACCTGACGGTCGACGGTAGTCGGAAGGTCAAGACCCGGGTCGATGACGGTATCCATTTCACACCGACCGGGCAAAGGTTGATCGCCGAACGCGTGTTGTCGCTGATCAACTTTCCCAGCCAACAATTGACGGAGCACTGA
- a CDS encoding MBOAT family O-acyltransferase has protein sequence MSYLSIEFGLCFILFFLVYWSVCWSTRLQNVLLLAASYAILASFSLDFLYILLGYTALVYLLGLLSERFPGRSFVNGLMLLLVLGCFYLFKYQDFFTSTVQSAFAQLGLEVSLPLLEVLLPVGLSFYTFHSVSYLVSINRGELKPGSPFDLALYLAFFPSLIAGPVNRATDMLPQIRPTQARQVLEPQRALGLIALAVVKLFFLSSWLANEWVDPVFESSVSFSAEQILRSVYGYSFLIYFNFSGYTDLVTGIALLLGFRLPLNFNFPYTARNLKEFWGRWHISLSTFIRDYVYIPLGGNRRGVWRGNLNMLLAMLISGLWHGASVNFIIWGALHGVGLALYKLFSHWLPERPTWLGADLLARLLTFHYVAFAWIFFRCASLGDAIEMLGGLGGMSRAGLLSNGLSLLGCLLFVAIYPQIVALTRRLFDATVRLPWLLYPVPLGLFICVVIFASPSGVPGFIYASF, from the coding sequence GTGAGCTATCTCTCGATTGAATTCGGTTTGTGTTTCATCCTTTTTTTCCTCGTCTACTGGTCTGTGTGCTGGAGTACGCGTCTACAGAACGTACTGTTGCTGGCCGCCAGTTACGCGATCCTCGCCAGTTTCAGTCTGGACTTCCTCTACATCCTGCTGGGCTACACCGCACTGGTGTACCTGCTCGGGTTGCTGAGTGAACGTTTTCCGGGGCGCTCATTCGTCAACGGGTTGATGTTGTTACTGGTGCTCGGCTGCTTTTACCTGTTCAAGTACCAGGACTTCTTTACCAGTACGGTGCAAAGCGCCTTCGCTCAGCTAGGGCTTGAAGTCTCGCTGCCGCTGCTGGAAGTGTTGCTGCCGGTCGGACTGTCGTTTTACACCTTTCACTCGGTCAGCTACCTGGTGTCGATCAACCGTGGCGAGCTAAAACCAGGTTCGCCTTTTGACCTGGCGTTGTACCTGGCGTTTTTCCCGAGCCTGATCGCCGGTCCCGTGAACCGGGCCACCGACATGCTGCCGCAGATTCGCCCAACGCAAGCCCGGCAGGTGCTGGAACCGCAGCGGGCGTTGGGGCTGATTGCGCTGGCGGTGGTCAAGCTGTTCTTCCTCAGCTCCTGGCTGGCCAACGAATGGGTCGACCCGGTGTTCGAGTCGTCCGTCAGCTTTTCGGCCGAGCAGATCTTGCGCAGCGTTTACGGTTATTCGTTCCTGATTTACTTCAACTTCAGCGGCTACACCGATCTGGTGACGGGCATTGCCTTGTTGCTGGGTTTCCGTTTGCCGCTGAACTTCAACTTCCCGTACACCGCACGTAACCTCAAGGAATTCTGGGGGCGCTGGCACATCAGTCTGTCGACGTTTATCCGTGACTACGTGTACATCCCGCTCGGTGGCAATCGCCGTGGGGTCTGGCGCGGCAATCTGAACATGCTGCTGGCCATGCTGATTTCCGGGCTGTGGCACGGCGCAAGTGTGAATTTCATCATCTGGGGTGCACTGCATGGCGTGGGACTGGCGCTGTACAAACTCTTCAGTCACTGGCTGCCGGAGCGTCCGACCTGGCTGGGGGCCGATCTGCTGGCGCGGTTGTTGACCTTCCACTATGTGGCTTTTGCCTGGATCTTCTTCCGTTGTGCATCCCTTGGGGATGCCATCGAGATGCTCGGCGGTCTGGGCGGGATGTCGCGGGCGGGGCTGCTCAGTAATGGTCTTTCATTGTTGGGCTGCCTGCTGTTCGTGGCGATCTATCCACAGATTGTGGCGCTGACGCGTCGGTTGTTCGACGCCACTGTGCGATTGCCATGGCTGCTGTATCCAGTGCCGTTGGGGCTGTTCATTTGCGTGGTTATCTTTGCTTCTCCATCGGGCGTACCGGGGTTTATCTATGCCAGTTTCTAA